The Coffea arabica cultivar ET-39 chromosome 9e, Coffea Arabica ET-39 HiFi, whole genome shotgun sequence genome has a window encoding:
- the LOC113709484 gene encoding putative germin-like protein 2-1 encodes MASSSSSFRILCILLLCCSIAFGSDPSPLQDLCVADTTSPVMVNGFVCKDPKLVQKNDFFFSGLHLVGNTSNAVGSRVTPVAVAQIPGLNTLGISLARVDYAPWGINPPHTHPRATEILTVIEGTLQVGFVTSNPENRLFMKVLQKGDVFVFPEGLIHFQRNVGYGNAVAIAALSSQNPGVITIANAVFGSEPAIPSDLLAKAFQVDGKIIDQIQSKF; translated from the exons atggcatcatcatcatcatcttttcGTATACTGTGCATCTTGTTATTATGTTGTTCCATTGCATTCGGATCTGACCCCAGCCCTCTTCAAGACTTGTGTGTTGCAGATACAACAAGTCCAG TTATGGTGAATGGCTTTGTTTGCAAGGATCCAAAACTTGTAcaaaaaaatgatttcttctttAGCGGGCTTCACTTGGTTGGCAACACATCAAATGCAGTTGGGTCAAGAGTGACTCCTGTAGCTGTTGCCCAAATCCCAGGGCTTAACACTCTAGGAATATCTTTGGCTCGAGTGGACTATGCACCTTGGGGCATTAATCCTCCACATACTCATCCTCGAGCCACTGAAATCTTGACTGTCATTGAAGGTACACTGCAGGTTGGTTTTGTCACATCAAACCCTGAGAATCGATTGTTCATGAAAGTGTTGCAGAAGGGGGATGTGTTTGTATTTCCAGAAGGTCTCATCCATTTTCAGCGCAACGTGGGATATGGTAATGCTGTTGCCATAGCTGCTCTCAGCAGCCAAAATCCCGGTGTTATCACAATTGCAAATGCTGTTTTTGGCTCTGAACCAGCTATCCCTAGTGATCTTCTTGCAAAGGCCTTCCAAGTTGATGGGAAGATAATTGACCAGATACAGTCCaaattctaa